Within Citromicrobium bathyomarinum, the genomic segment GGCGATTCGCCCGCGCACTGGCACTATGCGGCGGCTAAGGGCGGGATGCTGGCACTGCACAAGACCATCGCGCGCGCCTACGCCAAAGAAGGCATCTACAGCTTCGCGGTCACGCCGGGCTTCACCGATACCTCGATGGCGGGGGACTATCTGGAAAGCCGCGGCGGCCCCGGCCTGCTCGCCGATATTCCGCTGGGCCGCGTGGCCGAGCCGGAGGAAATCGCCAGCATCGCCACTTGGTGCGCGCTCGAAGCGCCGCCTTCGATGACCGGCGCGACGATCGACGCCAACGGGGCCAGCTATGTCCGCTAGACTGGCGGCGCTGGCAGCGCTGGCACTTGTCGCTGGCGGCTGCGCGCCCGCGCCCGAGTCGCCCGCCACCGCCGATCCTGTAGCGCACGACGTCGTCTCCTCACCGGACATGGCCGCCAGCTTTCCGCAGTCCGCGTTTCTCGAAAAATGCGAAGACTGGGACGAGTGGGACACACCCGCCCCGCCCTTCGAACTGCTCGGCGACACATGGTACGTCGGCACCTGCGGTATCTCCGCGCTGCTCGTGATCGGCGATGGCGAGCACATCCTGATCGACAGCGGCGTGGAGGATGCGGCACCGCTGATCCTCGCCAATATCCGCGCGCTCGGCATCGATCCGCGCGATGTGGGCTATCTGCTGATGAGCCATGAGCATTTCGACCACGTGGGTGCGCACGCAGCCCTCGTCGAAGCGACCGGCGCAGAGGTGATCGCCTCGCCCATAGCGGCACAGGTTCTGTCCAGCGGCGAGGCAAGCGCGGACGATCCGCAGGCCGCGATCCACCCTGCGATGACACCGGTGAAGGTCGACCGGATCGTGAGCGATGGCGAGGTGCTGACGCTGGGCGGCAAGGAATTCACCGCGCATTTCACCCCCGGCCACACGCCGGGCGCGATGAGCTGGACGTGGAATGCCTGCTCGCTCCCGTGGCAGCCACCCGTGTGCCGCCGCGTCGCCTATGTCGACAGTCTCTCCCCCGTCTCGGCAGACGATTACCGCTTCAGCGATCACCCGGCAGTCGTGGCCGATTTCCGGCGCAGCATTGCAAAGGTCGCCAAACTTCCCTGCGACCTGCTCACGACGCCGCATCCCTCGGCGAGCGGAATGCTCGACCGGATGGCAGATGGCGGGCTGCTGGATGGGGCCGCCTGCGCCGATTACGCGAAAGCCATCGAGAAACGGCTGAACGAGCGGTTGGCGAAAGAAGGCGAATGAGTGACCTAGCAGGTCCGGGTTCCGATCTGCCCTTCTCCTGCCGCTGCGGCGCGGTGAAAGGGGTGATCGAGAGGGCGGGCCCGCGCGAAGGCGATTTCGTCGTCTGTCACTGCACCGACTGCCAGACATTCGCCCGTCGTTTCGACGCGGGCGACAGAGTTATGGAAGAGCAGGACGCAGGCACACCGCTCTACCAGAGCCGCTGCGCACGGATGCGGGTGGAGAGTGGGCGGGACCGGCTGCGATGCATCCACCTGACCGAAGAGGCGACCCTGCGCTGGTACGCAGGCTGTTGCGACACGCCGCTGTTCAACTCGTACAAGAACGGCAAAATTCCCTATGTCACCACGCTTGTGGGCAATTGCGACGCCGGGGCACAAGCGCGGATGCTGGGGGAACCGATCGGGCACCTCTTTGTCGATGACGATCCGGCGTGTACCGGGCCGGTCCGCCGCCTTTCGATGAACACGCTGATGCGACGTTTCTTCGTCAGGATGGTCAAGGACATCGTCTCTGGCGACCGCCGCCGGAGCGCGCTGTTCGATCCCGAAACGCTGGAGCCCATCTCCACCCCCACCAGACCTGCCAAGGAAACCTCTATAAATGTCGGCTGACATCACCGCCGAAGAAGCCGGAATCAGCTGGAAGCTGACCGCACTGGTCGACCGCACCGCCGCCGAGGCCGCACTCGCGGCGAGCGTGGAGGACGCATGGGACTCCGATCTCGTGATGAGCGCGCACGAGGTCGAGGCCGACCGCTACGATCCGATCAATGCCGGGCTGTGGCGGATCGAGGCGTGGTATCCGCGCAAGCCCGACGCCGCGCTGCGCGCCACGCTCGACACGATGTTCGACGGCAACCCGCCCGACTTCACGCTGGAGAAGGTCGAGCCGGAGGACTGGGTCACGATCAGCCAGCAGGCGGTCGAGCCGGTCCGCGCGGGGCCGTTCCACATCCGCACGCCCGACCACGCGGCTGCGCCCGAGGGTATCGACCTGGTCATCCCCGCCAGCCGCGCCTTCGGCACCGGCCAGCACGAGACCACTGCGGGATGCCTCGCGATGCTCGGCTGGCTGCGCGCGCGCGGCGTCCACCCGCGTGACATCGCCGATATCGGCACCGGCACCGGCCTGCTCGCGATCGGTGCGCTCAAGCTGTTCCCGACCGCCAATGTGATCGCCAGCGACATCGACCCGGTGTGCGATGAAATCGTGCGCGAGAACGCCCACGGCAACGCGGTCCCGCTCGGCCAGCGGCCCGGCGCGCTGCATTACGTCACCGCGCCGGGGATGGACGATCCCGGGCTCCGGGCCCGCGCGCCCTACGATCTGCTGATCGCCAATATCCTCGCCGGCCCGCTGATCACGCTCGCGCCCGATTTCGCACGCGCGGTACAGCCGGGTGCCTATGTCGTTCTGGCCGGTCTGCTGACCACGCAGGAGGCGCGGGTGACGCGCGCCTACCTGCAACAGGGGCTG encodes:
- the bla gene encoding subclass B3 metallo-beta-lactamase; the encoded protein is MSARLAALAALALVAGGCAPAPESPATADPVAHDVVSSPDMAASFPQSAFLEKCEDWDEWDTPAPPFELLGDTWYVGTCGISALLVIGDGEHILIDSGVEDAAPLILANIRALGIDPRDVGYLLMSHEHFDHVGAHAALVEATGAEVIASPIAAQVLSSGEASADDPQAAIHPAMTPVKVDRIVSDGEVLTLGGKEFTAHFTPGHTPGAMSWTWNACSLPWQPPVCRRVAYVDSLSPVSADDYRFSDHPAVVADFRRSIAKVAKLPCDLLTTPHPSASGMLDRMADGGLLDGAACADYAKAIEKRLNERLAKEGE
- a CDS encoding DUF6151 family protein, which translates into the protein MSDLAGPGSDLPFSCRCGAVKGVIERAGPREGDFVVCHCTDCQTFARRFDAGDRVMEEQDAGTPLYQSRCARMRVESGRDRLRCIHLTEEATLRWYAGCCDTPLFNSYKNGKIPYVTTLVGNCDAGAQARMLGEPIGHLFVDDDPACTGPVRRLSMNTLMRRFFVRMVKDIVSGDRRRSALFDPETLEPISTPTRPAKETSINVG
- a CDS encoding 50S ribosomal protein L11 methyltransferase, which encodes MSADITAEEAGISWKLTALVDRTAAEAALAASVEDAWDSDLVMSAHEVEADRYDPINAGLWRIEAWYPRKPDAALRATLDTMFDGNPPDFTLEKVEPEDWVTISQQAVEPVRAGPFHIRTPDHAAAPEGIDLVIPASRAFGTGQHETTAGCLAMLGWLRARGVHPRDIADIGTGTGLLAIGALKLFPTANVIASDIDPVCDEIVRENAHGNAVPLGQRPGALHYVTAPGMDDPGLRARAPYDLLIANILAGPLITLAPDFARAVQPGAYVVLAGLLTTQEARVTRAYLQQGLRREHRIVDGDWSILCLRMPAR